The Deltaproteobacteria bacterium nucleotide sequence GCGCCTTGCGCATCTCGAGGCCGGCCACGACCCGGTAGGGCAGCTCGACCATGCGAAGGTAGGTCTCCACCTTCATGCAGAAGGGGCTCAGGTTGGGAAGGCCCCACGCGGTGGGGAATTGATAGAGCGTGATCACGAGGCGTCTCCTCGGGCCGCGAGTGGCGGAGGCCCGTCACTGACGGTTGAAGGCCATGGGGTAACGAACCAGCGCCACGCGCGCGTCCGGGCCGTGATGCTCGCGGGCCTGCGCGAGCGCGTCGGCCAGCGTGGCCGTCGGTACGAAGCCGAGGTGACGCACGAGCTCCGGCCGCTCGGCGTGGGCGACGAAGACGCGGGAGGCGTGCCGGAGGCGCTTCAGCGGAAAGGTGGCCATGATCCCGTGCACGGGGTGGAAGCCAAAGCTATGTCGGTATTTAGCGATATAGCCCGCGTGCTGCGCGTAGCGTGCCTCGTGCGCCGCGCGGATCGCGTAGGGGTCGCGCGAGCTCGAGAGGATGTCGTTCCAGACCTCGCGGTAGGTGGGGTGGTGCGCCTCGTCCCATTCGTCGGGGCACGGGGTGGCCAGGATCACCGAGCAGCCGGGCTTGCCGAGCGCCTCGATCACGCCGCCCAGGTAGCCGAGCCCCGTCGAGACCAGGGTGAGGAGCGGGTTCATGCCGGCGTAGGCCGCGTACGGGCTCCAGGCCGGCACTCCGTAGGCGACGATGTCGGCCTTCTCCGCGAGGAGGCTCCGCCGCGACTGGGTCTGCTCGCGCTGCAGGTCGAGCACCGCCTGCCGCGTGGCGCGCACGCTGCCGCCCCACATGCGACCCACCTGGAGCGGGTTCGCGAGCACCGTCTCCACCTTGAAGACGTGGTCTTCGCCGAGCCGCGCCACGACGAGCTCCCCCATCTCGTCGAGGATCTCGTGCATGCGGTTCTTCTCGGTGGACATGGACATCACGTCGGGGCTGTGGTGGTGCCGGATTGAGCGATAGGTCGCGAGACCGACGCAGATCGACTTCCACCCGCCGTTGAAGGCGCGAAAGACCGACGTGTTGAGATAGACGCATAGGTCGGTTTCGACGGCGAGGCGGTTCAGCTCCACCTCGTAGCCGTTCGAGGTAGTGCCGAGGTGCACCATGTTCGCCGCGTCCTCGGCGTCGTGGCAGAGGAGCCGTCCCCGGAAGCGCTCGGCGAGCGGCCGGCCGATGGTGCGCGCGAGCTCCTCGAAGGTGAACTGCCGGTGGAGCGCGTTGGCGCAGAGCAGGGTGATCTGCTCCTCGGCGACCCCGCCGGCGACGAGCGCCGACACGATCTGGCCCAGCGCCTCTTCCCAGAGCGGGGCGTAGCAGGGGACCGTGGGGTCGTCGAAGGCCACGGTGACGCGCTTCGCGCGGCGGGCCAGCTCGCGCAGGGGCGGCCGATCGAGCGGCGTCTCGACGGTGGGTCGCACCGCGGCGGCGAGGTCGCTCTGGGCCGGGATGCCGAGCGAGGCGCCTTGCGAGACCTGCTCGACCCTCTCGTCGAGGGGAAAAGGCACCATCTGGGTGCCGCAGGGGACCATCACCTCGGGCATGGGCGCTCCTTCGCGGGGAAGGCGGCGATGGTACCTCAGGTGCACGGGCACCGGAAGACGCGGTGCGGCATGCAGCGCTGGGCGAGGCGCGTGCGGCCGATCCCCTGGAATTTCTGAGAGCTTGGGAAAGCGCGGGGCCTATGTAGGCACCTGTACTCTACTGTAATTTAACACCTTCTCGCGATCGTGGGCTAGCCTTTGCCGTTGCACCGCAGTATGCTGGAGCCTCTTCACAACCATGGGCGGACACACCGCGGCAGCTCGGGCGAGGGCGCGAGGTCGGGGGATCTCCATGCGCGGGCCCTGACGTTCCTCGCCTGCGGCGGGAGGTCGGCCGACCGCGCCGGGGTCGTGGGCATCCTTCCGCCACTCTGCTATGTTCCGCCTCCATGTGGTCTTCACGGCTGTTCGTCGTTCCCTTCACGCTCTTTCTTGCGGTGGCCTGTAGCGGCTCCTCGTCCTCGGAGGACGGGGGTGTGGCCGCCGACCAGGGGCAAGCCGTAGGTGATCGCGGGGCCGCCAAAGAGGGAGGGGCCACGCGCGACCGCGGGCTCACCGACGGCCGGCTCGGAGATCGGGGGAACCTCCCGCCGGCCGATGCCGGCCCAGAGGCCTGCGACCCCTACGGAGTGCGGAACCCGGGGGCGGAGGCGCTCATCGGTCCGACGCCGCTCGAGCCGAGGCTGGTCACGCTGCTGGGCGCCGCGAAGAGCGAGATCCTCTTGCTCCTCTACGAGCTCAGCAAGGACAACGTGCTCGACCAGCTCGAGGCGGCCAAGAAGCGCGGCGTCTCCGTGCGCGTGCTGCTCGACCCGAAGCAGGACGCGAACGACACGGCCAAGAAGAGGCTCACGGCGGCGGGTATTACCTTCAAGGACACGCCGAGCCAGTTCACCTTCTCGCATTCGAAGGTGGCCATCGTGGACGGAGCGACCGCGATCGTGGCCTCGGCGAACTTCAGCTACACGGGGCTCACCTACCAGCGCAACTACGCCGCGTTCCTGAAGGACGCGGCCGACGTGGCGGACCTCAAGGCCATCTTCGAGGCGGACTGGGCGGGGACCGCGCGACCGGACCTGGCGTGCACGCGGCTGCTCGTCTCGCCGGTGAACGCGCGCCCGAGGCTGCAGAGCTTCGTGGGCTCGGCCAAGACGCGGCTCGACCTCGAGGTCATGTACTTCACCGACAAGGACCTGCTCGCGGCAGTGAAGCAGCGCGCCGCGGCCAAGGTCCCGGTGCGCGTGATCCTGGCCGACCCGGCCTGGCAGGACGGCAACCTGCAGACGGCGGCCGACCTGAAGGCGGCCGGCATTCTCGTGCGCTACCTCAAGAAGCCCGAGGTGCACGCGAAGCTCATCGTGGTGGACAGCGTGGTGTTCGTGGGCTCGCAGAACCTCTCCTACACGGCGATCAACAGCAACCGCGAGGTGGGGGTGCTGCTCACCGAGACGGCCGCGGCCGCGGCTATCCGGTCGCAGTTCGACACCGACTGGAACGCGAGCACGCCCTTCTGACCGCGCGTCTCTGCCGACCGCTCCTTCCGCGCGACTCGGCCCGTCAAAAAGCAAATTTTTTGCCCCGCGCGCGGAGGCCCTCTAACGTGGGCGCCATCGCACGGAGCGGAGCTGTCCGCGGAAGGAGGGAGCGATGCCGACCACGAAGAAGACCCGAACGTCGAGCGCCACCAAGGTTCCCGAGACCAGCGCGGTGACGGTCAAGAAAGTCCGCACGCGGACGCGTACGCCGCGCCAAGGGGCCGTCGCGCCCCTCGTGGTGCGGGCGCCCGAGGAGCCGAGCTACGAGACGGTCGCCGTGCGAGCCTACGAGCTCTACCTGGGACGGGGCGGCGCTCACGGCTGCGACGTCGAGGACTGGCTGCAGGCCGAGCGCGAGCTGCGAGACGCGTAGGGGGAAGATCAATCTGCCGCCGGCGGCGCGGAGCGGCCGGGCAGCTCGATCCCCGCGGCCTGGCCCAGCGCCAGGAGCTGGCCGAGCGCCTCCGCGAGAAACGACAGCCCACGCCCTTCGCCCGAGGAGATCTGCGTGATCTGCACCGGGCCGAGGCTCCCCGCGAGGGCCTGCGCCAGCGCCGGGAGGGCGCGGGTCACGAGCTCGTAGCGAATGCGCGCGTCGGAGACCTCGTTGTCGAGCGCGCGGGTCTGCCGCTCGAGCGCGAGGCGTAGCTCTCCCTGGAGGCGCTCCGCGGCGGCCTGCGTCTCCGCCACGCGCGTGGCCGACGCGGCGGCTTGCTCGGCGAGCGCGAGGCGAGCCTCCTCCTGCAGCCGGTCGAGGGCGCACTGGGCCTGGGCGCGCTCGCGGGAGTGGGCGTGTTCCCTTTCGGCTGCGCGAGCGGCGAGCTCGGCGGCCTGCGCGGCGCGGTGCTCGTCGAGGGAGTGCTCGACGTCGGTGAGCTCGCGCGTCCGCGTGCGCTCGGCCAGGTCGGCGGCGAGCTGGGCCTGCCCCACGCGGGTACGCGCCCCCTCCTGGCTCAGGCGGACCTGCTCGTCGCGCGCTACCAGCGCCAGGCGCGCGCGCAGCTCGAGCTCGGCCCGGTAGGGGGCCTGGAGCTCGGAGAAGACCTTCTCGCTGAGGATGCGCACGTCCTGGATCGCGATCGTGTCGATCACCAGCCCCCAGCCCTGGTCAGCCGCATCGTCGGCGCGTCCGAGCCCCGAGACGACGGGGGCGATCTCCTGCAGCAGCTCGGCGGCCAGGCTCTCCTTGCGGCGGGTCAGGCAGGCCTCCACCGTGAGGCTCGCCACGAGGCGGCGCGCGGCGCCGACGAACATGTCCCGCAGCACGGCCTGGAGCTCGTCGAGTGCCGCCGTGCGCTCGGAGAAGTCCAGCATGCGCGAGGCGAGCAGGGGGTCGGCGATGCGATAGACGGCCACTCCGGTGACCGCGACGC carries:
- a CDS encoding DUF2088 domain-containing protein, whose translation is MPEVMVPCGTQMVPFPLDERVEQVSQGASLGIPAQSDLAAAVRPTVETPLDRPPLRELARRAKRVTVAFDDPTVPCYAPLWEEALGQIVSALVAGGVAEEQITLLCANALHRQFTFEELARTIGRPLAERFRGRLLCHDAEDAANMVHLGTTSNGYEVELNRLAVETDLCVYLNTSVFRAFNGGWKSICVGLATYRSIRHHHSPDVMSMSTEKNRMHEILDEMGELVVARLGEDHVFKVETVLANPLQVGRMWGGSVRATRQAVLDLQREQTQSRRSLLAEKADIVAYGVPAWSPYAAYAGMNPLLTLVSTGLGYLGGVIEALGKPGCSVILATPCPDEWDEAHHPTYREVWNDILSSSRDPYAIRAAHEARYAQHAGYIAKYRHSFGFHPVHGIMATFPLKRLRHASRVFVAHAERPELVRHLGFVPTATLADALAQAREHHGPDARVALVRYPMAFNRQ
- a CDS encoding SPFH domain-containing protein, with the translated sequence MSHPSRSSATSPRPTRPRRWGRVSAKPSEYLIVLRRGRLRAHGPGLSRFLWPGDTYTVLPTTIQRVTFVADQVTAERVGVAVTGVAVYRIADPLLASRMLDFSERTAALDELQAVLRDMFVGAARRLVASLTVEACLTRRKESLAAELLQEIAPVVSGLGRADDAADQGWGLVIDTIAIQDVRILSEKVFSELQAPYRAELELRARLALVARDEQVRLSQEGARTRVGQAQLAADLAERTRTRELTDVEHSLDEHRAAQAAELAARAAEREHAHSRERAQAQCALDRLQEEARLALAEQAAASATRVAETQAAAERLQGELRLALERQTRALDNEVSDARIRYELVTRALPALAQALAGSLGPVQITQISSGEGRGLSFLAEALGQLLALGQAAGIELPGRSAPPAAD
- a CDS encoding DUF2934 domain-containing protein, coding for MPTTKKTRTSSATKVPETSAVTVKKVRTRTRTPRQGAVAPLVVRAPEEPSYETVAVRAYELYLGRGGAHGCDVEDWLQAERELRDA